From Anaplasma ovis str. Haibei:
TCGACGCTAAACGGAAGCTTGGTGTGCGCGGGCATGTAAAACCTCGAGCACCGCGTATAGTTATTTCTGTCTTCCTCATCCTCAGATTCCGCAAGATAGTAAACCGGCAACACCCCACCGGAAGTCACGTCATACAAACCATCATCACTGCCGACCAGGTAGGCCAGCGGAACCTGAAGCACCTCAGCAATTGCCATAAGCTTCTTTGAGGTAGGGTTGCTAGACTTCCCACTAAGTATATCATACACAAAGGACTTCCCTACAGACGCCCTATCAGCCAGCTCACGGGCATTTATCCCGATCTTATCCATTTGGGATCTTATCCTAGCTACTATCGTGCTACAACTACCCTGCTTCTCCATAAATTCGCCT
This genomic window contains:
- a CDS encoding helix-turn-helix domain-containing protein — translated: MEKQGSCSTIVARIRSQMDKIGINARELADRASVGKSFVYDILSGKSSNPTSKKLMAIAEVLQVPLAYLVGSDDGLYDVTSGGVLPVYYLAESEDEEDRNNYTRCSRFYMPAHTKLPFSVESLRFYDVKGDSMSPTLVGQDVVLVDVSDKIAHPAGVFAIRDSVGILIRRLEYVRDGQNIMLHVVCDNKKYSSYECPVEDIKVLGRVVWYARALW